The window tttttttccaagatgAATCTTTGGACTCTGTGAGTGTACTTGCTACCAAAGAAATGCTGTTTCTCCTTGATGAAGACCACCAATGGAGCAAGAGCCAACCTGGAGACCAGATAAGCAGTGGGACAGTGACCATACAGGAAACTCAGCCAATCAGTTGTGTTAGTTCCATCCATCTGTTCTCATCCAATCCATGCAAGGTGGACATAAAACTGTATGATGAGGTGTGTGAGTCCAACATTACAGTACAGAATACAGTAGAAACTAATTCTCTGAATTAGATAATTGAATGCAATGGCTACAATATGGATACAAGTGGACGTTTacactacagttgaagtcagaactattagcccccctgaattattagccgttAGTGtaacagagatattttttgacacatttctaaacaatagttttaataactcatttctaataactgatttatttgatatttgcCATGATTACtacataatatttaaatagatatatttttgTATACTAGTATTTAAcctaaagcgacatttaaaggtttaactaggttaattgggctaACTAGGaaagatagggtaattaggcaagttattgtataatgatggtttgttctgtagactatcaaaaaatatagcttaaaaggtctaatagttttgacctgaagatgtttttaaaaaaatttaaaaatacttttattctagcccaaataaaaccaatatttaaaaaaaattcaaagaggggctaataattctgagtttaactgcagttttccttttttcttctttttgacaGTTGGCCAAGGAAGAAAAGACATGGTCTTTAAATGCTGAAGATGAAGAGCTCGTACAAGACCTGGTTGGTTGGATAACAAATCAGTGGGAAACTATGTTTGGCGTCAAACTGGCTACAATCAAGCGGTAACCTCTAGTCATAACATTAAAGAAAGAATCGTTTCTTACATCATGAAGATTCCTGCCTCAGTCTACTGGACCTGTTTTAATCTATTGTCTTATCTTTAACGTGgactgtttgtctttttttttttctatatataatCCTACCAAATTCTCTTTTTACTTGTCTTGATGTCGCTAGTGTCTCCTCCATGTGCCTTTTTAGCTTTGTACAAGACACACCAGTACACCTTATAATACATATCTATGCATGCACAAAAGGgttgttttaaatgcatttctgtaGATTGGTGTATGAATGTGGAGGTGTATTTGTATCTCAgggtgaaagaaaaaatatttcattgGGCTGTCAAAAGTTCATAATTCAATTATGCAGGTCACAGGATAATAACAGATTTACTTGTTAATGCAATGTTAGATGTTCAGACATGTTGGTGACCTAAAATACCATCTCTCACATTTTGTAAATGGGTACACATAATTTCCAACCTCAAGTATTTTGTGTGTTGATTTGTTTTGTAAGGAGACGGGTGTATATGTAGCTCATGAAGGTAACTACTGTTCTGTGTGAGTGTTTTTCGTTGTTAATAAATATTCAGTTTGAGCTGTAGTATAGTGAGCATTAAAAGGGAGCTAGCGATGACACTTTAAAACGTAATGgttagaagaaaaacaaaatgtcatAATACCATGTGCAGTTTTGTGCCAAGTTGTTTCTGTCACCTAGATGTCCTGcacttttatttctttataattgCTATAAAAGTTGTTTGTCTGctttattttatacagtattgTAAAAAGccattagttactttacttaaaaagtgagtaaacccattgtcttAAATGCGAAACaattacttaaagtgagtaaacctgttgtaacttggaactgttcaGCTTAcctaatctattttttttttataattatgcacatagttcatttatttaatcattttaatgcaATGGCTTTTCTCTCTTTaaatcaactaatcactttttacagtgtgcaaaCTGTTGATGTGTACCATGCATATTGCAAGAATATTTTccgtaaatgtaaaatgtatttaatgtgtatttattgaTCTTTGTACTTGTCTCCGAGAGGGAAtcctaatcatttttatttttgtaaacacaataaactattcaaatcttATGCATCTTTTCATTATGTCCAAATTTGAGCAGCATAGAGAAAGATTATTATTGCTTGTAAAATAGATTGCGGCATTTCTGTTCTTTTCTATTACATTCATCAAAGATTAATTCAACATGTACTccctaaagcacaggtgtcaaactccgttccaaaagggccgcagctctgcacagtttagttccaaccctaattaaacacacctgatcaaactaattgagtccttcaggcttgtatgaaacctacaggtaggtgtgttggagcagggttggaactaaactgtgcagggcttcggccctccaggaattgagtttgacacccctgccctaaagggatgcaattaatttttttatttatttttatggctAAAGTACTGGAATTCAAGGGTTGCATATTTTTAGTATGGCATACATGCCACATTAATCACAGTTTGtaaaatctgtttttacatttatcaGTTAAGCAATTCTTACACACTCCTATCAACCCCATTTCAGACAGTTACAATGACagctagtttattttattgtagatTTTAAGAATGTTCaaacattcattttatatttGCAGTTGACAATAAGGAGTATTGTGTAGCTGCATTTGTTGATCTGGCAAAAGCTTTTGACTCTGTGGACCATGAAATTCTACTGGATAGGCTAAGATATATTACTATCTGAGAGCTGTCTGGTCTGGTTCAAGAACTACTGTTCTGGTCGTCTACAATCAGTAAGGGTGCAGGAGCTTCTGTCGGATCCCCTGCTGCTTCCCACAAGGTAGAATATTGGGGCCTACACTTATTAACATTTATGTTAATGATATTGCTCCTGCTGCAGGTGATTCTTACATTCGTCTATACGCTGATGATAATATCATTTATACAGCTAGTTCTTATTTGACTACAGCACTTTCTTCACTGCAAGCATCCAACCTGCTTTTACCAATCTCCATTTAgttttaaatactaataaaacaaaatgcatgttttttaatagaaatttaCCACATGTTGAGTTTCCTCCTAAAATGTCCTCATTGGACGGTACTGAGATTGATTTTGTTGACTGCTACAAATATCTTGGTATCTGGTTAGATGGGAAACTGACATTTAAAACTCACATAAATTAATTGCTCAAAAAGGTCAAAGCCTGTATTGGTTTTCTTTACAGAAACAAATCTTCCTCTACCCACTCTTCAAAGCAGCATTTGTTCATCAAATTGAGAGTATAACCAATTCTGGATTATGGGGATTTAATTTACAGATCAGCTTCAAAAATCTCCTTCATAAACTGGATGTTATTTATCATGCAGCAATTTGTTTTGTTACTGCTGCACCATTTCATACTCATCACTGTCTTCTGTGTTCTTTACTCAATTGGCCTTCTCTTCAATTACATCGACACATTCATTggtttctgttcatttacaaaCTCTCATTGGGAAAACTCCATTATATTTACAATCTCTTCTTAACTTTCAGGAAACACGTCGAAATCTACGCTCTAGGAATGTTAATAACCTTTGCATACCCAAAGTTCACACTTCATTTGGAATCATCTGCAGCAGACCCTAAAGCTCAGCACTTTCATTCCactatcatcttttaaaagttcAATCCAGTCAATACTACAATATCACtgtgcttgtttttagtttttgtcagttttatatgttattatctgcatttgtgaaattgttattgtTTTGTATCCTTGCTGCTTTGTAATGTATTTGCTTTTTATGCTGCCTCTTGACCAGGCCGTCATTGTAAACAAGAACTAGTTCTCAATTGACTTACCTGGATACATAaagattgttatttttattataattattattattcagttttgCCACTGCTGTTTGAATACTCTTTACATGTACATCTGTATCTAAAACTCATTATAATTCATAAAGCCTTAAAGTAGATGATCTGACCTTATTCCAGTTCCACCCAGAAGCTATGACTAACACTTCCCAATCGTTTCTGTCAGCCTATTAACAAGTTTTATATCAAAGAAAGAAGTGCGTCTcaatttataaacaattaaatttttatttaataatttttacattttctatttttttattatttgttaaaatatttcccaagtgttgtttaatAGATTGTTTTcaatacatatttaaacataaaagttttaattaatttttaataactcatttattttgttcCTGCCATGGTGACTGTATAGttcactagttttttttttcaggatactagtattcagaatGAAGTGCAATTTAAATAATGATCACTCTGTTGATTCGGcaagttagaataattaggcaagctattgaaTGGCAGTGgttaaaaaatatctatatttttaaagggggctaataatattgatcctaaaataatttttaaaaactttaaaaaatacttttattccagccaaactaaaagaaataaggctttctctaaaggaaaaaatatatatatatatataggaaatacagtgaacATTTCCtcggtctgttaaacatcacttcgaaaatatgtaaaataataaaagaatataaaCTGAACAGAAGAGCTTATcagtttgactttaactgtatgtaataGATCAAATCAAATGAACGCTTAATAATATGAGCTTTGTCAGGTGCATGtggaataaatattaaattattatgtacacaatattagttattaatggttttttttaaacaattcattTAGCACCTCTACAAGGATTAGCAGCAATTACACTGGCTCTCAGCAACAGCAAATCACTTGATTGTATACCTTGTTCCATGTGTTGTGCATAGACAAAAGACTTGAAAGAGTTGTGGTTTTTCTGAAAcggaaaacaacaataacaaattaaaaataacaaatttaattattttatttgtatctggAGTGAACAACTACTGCAACATCTGCCAcctataaaaaatgtattcatagtAACTGATACATTTTAtcaatatcattttaaaataaattacaattcttTAGGGTGGAAATAGTACTTAATTACTTTAGCAGtttttgtatttctttatttttaagattgGACAATAGTTTGTTAagattaaaatatttgaaaatctgggaactcaaaataaataaaggaaatcaTCTTCACAGATGTACAATTTAcaatttcaaaattattatttgatttatttatggaAAGAAACTCGCGgaagatgatctttacttaatattctaaagATTTTTGGCTTAAAAGAATAGTATAACTTTGACTcatacaatgtttttatttattcattcatttatttgtccatagccaaaaataaacctgtgcaataAAAGGTTTTGTGGTAAGTCACAAAGAAGCTTTAATCATTTTTCAATGTTATTGTAGATTAATTTACATTGAGAAGTGACCAACTAAGTAAATTTTCCTCAACAAATTAAACAGAACTAATTAATTGTTTCATTGGTTAATCATCTAAAATATAAAAGGTTATATAAATGGCTATTTGGGATGGAAAAAGATATTCTAAACACCGTTTACAACTGAGACTGCGAGACAGATGAGCTCAAATTTCAGGTTTAAAGGCCTCGTTAGGTGTGGGTGTAaaagaggtgaagccctgggtgtTCACGTGTTGTGGATTCCAAACGGTCTATGGGTTAACGTGAAAGTGGGTGGAAGTTAATTGAGACAAGTGACTGTGTCGGGGTTCAAACACAAGCATTGTTCAACAGCTGGAGACAGGAGCTACTAATCACTTGTTAGACGAAGGTATGTGCATGCTTGTGTTTCTGCTTAGTTTGTGCTTAATGTTTGCTGGGACCTCCCGTTTACCGGGACAACAAATGACTTTTGAGAATTCTGATTTATTTTTACTGATACAAAGATGCGGCTTGTAAAACTTAAAGGTTGGTTAAACAAAGTTTTGTTCGCGGTTAATGACCCGAGTGAGGAATTCTGACTACATTGTGGTAATTTAGCGCTACATCTTAAACAAGTTTAATCATGTTATGAATCGTAAAGTGtagattattagtattattattattagtagtatataCAATAATTTGTTTACACTATTTTTTGTAAGGCATGCactgatttactttatttttaatgtcaataCACTAAATAGACAcatcaatacaaaacatactTTAGCTAAGATGAATGTTTCAATATTTTGTGTgttcagatttctttttttttcctctgtttaATTTCTTATCATCTTGTGGGATCTTCATTGCTCTGATTAATTTAATCTTTAATATGACCAGTTCTAAGATATTTTGTGTGGCCTTTAAGTGCCACGTGCCACACACTCTTTACAGTAAATCTGTTTAATGTATTGTGTTGTGCTAACACATCACTTTAACAGCCTGTGGCTTACTTGAACAGAGGAGTCAAATAGTGTCTGAATAAACCTACAGTTTAACATTTCACAACAGATTCTAAGCTTTCTCTTGACCACAGAACCTCAGTCTTGGTTCCTTGTGTGAGGCAATGACCTGCCGTGACTTGTCCGTATCTTTAAAGATTCAGCCCATAGGTGAGGTCGCTGATGTTAAAAAGCAAACAGAAGCTGCTCAGTACATTTCCATTACGGCATGTGACGttaattaattgtcatttaaCTTGATTATTTTCATGTTCAGATAACTgtcataataatacaaataactaCAGCAGCATAATAAATACATAGGCTAATAATAATGTTCAACTAAATTCGCTTGTAACAGTATTAAATATTCATAGTGTAAAAACTTTGGCATACTTCCAGcacactattatatatatatatatatatatatatatatatatatatatatatatatatatatatatatatatatatatatatatttttttttataggttGTATGCATTAACCCGCATGTTATATAAATAACCCCTCAACTGTCACCTCCAGCATTTGGACATGGTGTGTAGATTTAAGCTTGGTCTCATTTTGAAGAAGACAATTGTCAGATTGTAGCTAAagtgaaaaaaagttaaaaatgttaaatgtctttaagtgtatgaaaataaaatatgtatattttattatattacatgcaATTTGAatctataaaaaatgttttagccCCCAACTGACTGAGCTAAATATCTGAACAAATTAAATTCCAATTTTGAAGCtaatatctcaaaaaaaaaaaaaaaaaaaaaaaaaagaaagaaagaaaaagcttTCAAGAAGATTTTGCATGGGCACTTAACCAAACATCACAACCAGATGACATTCAGTTTTCAGTCACAATGTAAGGGCGCTccctatttttgtgtgttttgaggaatatgatttatattttttcacacttttgacaatatttgcaAAGTAGACATCACTCTCTAAAGCAGTATGAACAGTTTGGtggtatttattattaaaatctaaagtaatctaaaatagttttacatCTTGGTTGCTGTATTAATGCTTttcaacaaatttattaaatattcatcattaatattaattaaaaatcaccAGATATGGCCTTCAAATGATATATAGTTTCTCATGCTTGTTTTGTTTAGACTGCAATATTATGTTTTAAGAGTCTTAAGACTTTCTGGTAATATTATCTGTTGGCAATTAATTAACCCAGCATTTTAGATTACATGTTTATAAAGTGAATACAAACGTATTTTtatgcataaaatattaaaatgttaaaaaatatgtatttatttattttttacaggacATATGTTAATTCCCATGACCATACTCTGAGTTTTTCAAAGAACATTGCACATGTTTTGAAGTAgatgcgtgtttttttttttttttttttttttataatttcaggcatttttatgacactgaaTCTTAGATTGAGGATGATTTAATTGAAGGGGGTTCACAGCAGCATGCTTTGTTGTTAAATGAGCTATACCTCTGTAGAGGGTATGTATGTGCGTGCATGTTTGTGTACTGTATAAGTACAGTATATTAACACTGACACCTGCTGgtgctttgacttgtatttcatcaCCACATAGAAGTGAATCAATCACTTTTCATGTCAAATAACAATATAAACTTTCAGCATATGCAACAACTCATATAAAGCAGATTAATTATCAATGTGAGTTTTTCATTTTACTTGAAtcaagcatctgctaaatgtaagTGTACTGAACTGTCACAATGGGCATATGTGGGGAAGGTGTCCAATGtgtccatttaaaaataaaagcactaTCAACAGAATACATATTGAtgtgtttataaaaacaaatgtatcaACAAAGGTTTACAGTACACTGCAAttacaatttttgttttgtttttatgcttttacaatgtaggtaaagtttgtttataaaaagtttatttataaaaagtttGGCTCTGACCAAATTGCGGAACAAAACCATAGCACATAttctaaaactgtaaaataacaatacgttaaataaagattaaaagccaGGGAAGGCAATAGAACAAAATGTGTTTCAAGTCTGAACTTAAAAAGATGAGAGAGAAGAAGCACTCGTAATGTCCGCTGGCAGCAGGTTCCACAAATATGTGGCAAAGGCTCTATCTCCTTTCAGTTTAAGTCGTGCCTGagaaatttgtaacattttattctacGACCTAAGGGGCCAAGGAGTTAAATGTAAGTTTATAAGTTCAGAAATATAAGAAGGTGCTTGCCCATttagtgctttaaaaacaataagtaaaatcttGAACTGAATTCTAAAATTAAGAGTAAGCCAATGAAGGGATGCTAAAAATTTCAACATGATTTTGGTTCCCGTTAAAAGTCAAGCTGCCACATTTTGAACCAACTGCAACCATGCCAATGAAGATTTAGGGAGACCAATATGTAAGGAATTACAATACTCTAGGCGAAATGTGTTAAAAGCATGTATGGCTTTTTTCAGATCTTGAAAGGAAAGGATGGATTTGAGTCTGGAGATAATCCTCTGCTGATAGTAACTATTCTTAACCACTGAGCTAGTTTGTTTTTCTAGGCAAAGCTCTGAATCAAAGTTAACTCCTAGATTTTCTCCTAGAtagatgtagattgtgtcaaagcagctaaacacAGACGTTTCCtgtgttagtccagttttcagagttaaagttcaatttagttcagttcagtgtcgTTTAATGTTCCACAAGTCCCAAGCCAGTGGCGAGAAACAAAAcctcaccaattgacaaaagtgaaggaaaacacctagaaagaaaccaggctcagttgggaatgatcatttctcctctggccaaacttcttgtgcagagctgcagtctaggttcAGGAGGCTGAAGAGCGCCGGACATTCATCgtgaagaagctgcaggtgtgagtaaggCACTGGCGGGTATTTAGGCTGGCCCATGAGATCAATGCAGAGACTCATTTGTCactgggtctttcaggaatccATCTCATGCTCACCACTCctctatgaccaccacagcatctgctcagaatACAGCCTGGTTCAGGgttatggagacctctagaagtcctctaaggttggcatcatctcttcacggGACTTGGATCATatctctagaggcctcgggaTAAGTTTCCCCTGGTGGAAATAGAGAGCAAATAAAACAATTAGCGTTGCTGCTGTTCATGGTGTGTTTGaacaacagataataaatatCAAGGCAAAAAAGACGCGCTATAAATGGAAAAATTATGAAcaattagaaaatataaaaattatacaaCCTGTTTGTCTGTTCAAGAAAGCTACTTCAGTTAGTCCCCTGATTTGTTTAGAAGAGCAAAACTATTCAAGTAGTCTCTGTGTTGCTGGTCaaactacttttatttatttttttctttgtttggaTCTATTTAAATAACTTGCtgttaattacataaaataagtatTAGATTGGCAATCAAAGCCATATCTATACTGCATGctcccacaatttttttttcttttacagatCTGACAGGTCTCTTGTGTTGGTGGAAACATGAGTTGGAGCTTCTTGACACGTTTGCTTGATGAAATCTCCAACCATTCTACTTTTGTGGGAAAGATCTGGCTCACTCTCCTCATTATCTTCCGAATCGTCCTGACAGTGGTGGGCGGTGAGACCATCTATCAGGATGAACAGAGCAAGTTTGTATGCAATACACAACAGCCTGGTTGTGAGAACGTGTGCTATGATGCTTTTGCCCCTTTATCGCATGTTAGATTTTGGGTTTTTCAAATTATTGTGATAACCACTCCATCCATTATGTATCTCGGCTTTGCCATGCACAAAATTGCTCGAATGGCCGATGATGAATATCGACCACGCAAACGCAAAATGCTGTCTATGGTTCATCGAGGTATGAGCCGTGACTATGACATGGTTGACGAGATGAGTGAAGAAGTTCCCATGATCCCAGAAGAGATTGAGCCCTCAGAGAAAAACAACAAATCAGCAGCTTCAACCAAGACTACCGCTGCTTCTGATGCTGCCGTGAAACATGATGGCCGACGCCGCATCAAGAGAGATGGTCTCATGAAGGTGTACGTGTTACAGTTGATCTCTCGTGTTGCCTTTGAGATAGCTTTCCTCTTTGGCCAATATATTCTTTATGGTTTTGAGGTCTCTCCGTCCTACATTTGCACCCGAAGCCCTTGCCCACACACTGTGGATTGCTTTGTCTCACGTCCCACTGAAAAAACCATCTTCCTGGTCATCATGTATGTTGTCAGTGTACTCTGTCTGGCACTGACTGTATTGGAAATCCTGCATCTGGGAATTGGTGGCTTGAGGGACTCTCTTCGTAGTCGAGCAAATCGGAGACTCCCTGTTCATAGGCCATCCACGTCCACCATCTGTCACCGCCTTCCCAGTGCTCCACCTGGATACCAGGCTGTCCTGAAAAAGTACTCCTCAGGCAAGCTGAAGGCTGAGTTTCTAGCAGACTCGGGACGGGATTCAATGGGTGGTGACAATACTACTCGTGATCTAGACCGTCTGCGGAGGCATCTGAAAATTGCACAGCAACACCTGGACCAGGCCTACCACACTGAGGAAGTAGGGGCTTCACACAACAGCGGGCCTGACTCTAAAAGCATCGCTGCTGAGCAAAACCGACTCAACCAAGCGCAGGAAGGCTTTGGCAGCACTGAGGAGAAAGGTTAGTTTTGAGATGCACTTTATTCCCTCACTTAAACCCAGTCGAGTAATTAGGGTTAGATATTTACTAGGAATGTGACGAGATCTCGAGCTACGAGATATCACGAGACTAACTTGCACTGAGATTTCTTTTTGTGGTGAAAAGTTGTCtcgtgagttgtgatgttatgatggagcgtgagggtgaatttagcactgaagattggaggcaggattTGCTTATAACCGCACAAACATCAAGTGCTTTgcaattttctttaatttatttattttttttctttactggaGTTCAAGGGTTGCCATGTCCAAAAGCTGTGGCTGCTACAACGGCAGCCACAGGCACTAACCATGGCTCATAACATACGATGGAATAGCACTTTAGATATGCTTAAAGCCATAATCGTCATAAACACTAATTGAATTGAGACACAAGGAGTATTCCTTttcagtcgcattattgaagcACAGTACAGACATGCAAACGACGTAATCAAATTATTACCATTGGGTAGGACTCTTAGCTGCGTTTacaagttaattaaaaaaaacacagttttgcaatttgcaattttttttgttgttgaataaaatattttccattcatatattttatcattgaagatttcttaaaaatactGTCAAATTCTCGTCTTGTTCTCATGAACCCAATCCCATGTCTTGTCACACCCCTAATATTTACACTAATTTGGCAATGAAATATAAATTGCAGTCACAAACTTTGCTCGCTACAATTTGAAAGCAAGATCACGGCATCTGTGAATTTAGGAGATTTTCAtgacatcttttttttatttttttatttatttttttaattcctgCAGATTTCACTTCAATAGATATTCTATTTAATTTCAGCTTTTGTGTCACCAGTGGCTCCTCCTGTTAATAAAAACTAAGACCCTTTTTTTTCActaaaatgtctaaaaatcaCTAATGTCATTGAAACAGTGCATCACTAATGTAAGCATATATTTAGCCTATCATTTCGCATACCATCACTATCAGAGCCTTTAGTTTCAGACCAATAATaattaagtaaagtttatttataaactaattttgagaagatcacgtgattatgattgaattTTTCAGTTGTCACTGTACCTGAACACCATTCTCAAGATCTGCTTTCTATTTGTACAATGTCCCAACATTTTCAAAGGACAGTAGATGACATAGCATTGCATTTGATGCAATTAGATACTGGACGCCCTATAGCTTTAGCAAAGTAATGCCATTTTATGAGAATTGTCTTAAGATATGCACATTATGTTGTGAATCAAGTGCTTCTGCTCTAAATAAATATGTAGCCTATTATAGTTTACTGATGATTGGCAAAGCTAAAAACCCAAATGCAGTCCAAAATCTGCCTGTGCATGTAGTTGCTTTTGTTTGGTCTATAGCTAAAATCATTATGTGTGTGTTCTATTACTAAATTCCTGTGTATTGAATTTTGTGGCCTTGTTACTGCTTTAAATCTAGCTATATTTGGAATTAgtggtaataataatacaaagaaTTGTCAGGATTAAGTTTGTGGCACTAATCTGGCtttacaataaatatttaaatataaactttttaaaaatttatttatcgcaataaatttgtaaaaaaaaatttgctaatGTGCTGACTTAAAATATTTGCCAATTTTAAGATGAAAAGATCATTACAAACCATACAAACAATTATTGTGTATATTGccatgttattgttattatgtgAGTTTTTTTTCATACTCATTCTTTTAATATtagttaaaaatgaattaatgaatgatgttTTCTGTTTCTTCCGTTTTTAAAGAGGCTCACGCTTGAAGCAAGTTTTCCATCtggctctccgttaaacaaaccAATTCCAAGCGGAGACGCTAATGTTGGAGGGCACAAGATTTCAACTTCACTAtacatttttttactatatatatatatattttttgtctcttCATTAAGTGGAACAACTCAAGTCTGAGATACAAACGATGAAGAAAAGTTACTGGCAAGATCTTCACATGTTCTTCTAACTGCATACCttgaatatatttttacagtattataacTATACATACAGTATTTAGTGACAAGAGAAATACAAGATGTTACAACCAGCACTACTGTACCATTCTCTTCAAAGAGTTATATTCGCCATTGTGTTTTTTGTATAAAGACTCATTCCATTGATATTTTTCTTATTCCTAGATATTgtctgtcttattatttttttttgtaaagtgaaACTTCCTGCCACAATTGACAAGTCTTTCTTTTCCGATCATGGAACGATCTGTCCTGGTGT is drawn from Danio rerio strain Tuebingen ecotype United States chromosome 6, GRCz12tu, whole genome shotgun sequence and contains these coding sequences:
- the gjc4a.1 gene encoding gap junction protein gamma 4a.1 (The RefSeq protein has 3 substitutions compared to this genomic sequence), with amino-acid sequence MSWSFLTRLLDEISNHSTFVGKIWLTLLIIFRIVLTVVGGETIYQDEQSKFVCNTQQPGCENVCYDAFAPLSHVRFWVFQIIVITTPSIVYLGFAMHKIARMADDEYRPRKRKMLSMVHRGMSRDYDMVDEMSEEVPMIPEEIEPSEKNNKSAASTKTTAASDAAVKHDGRRRIKRDGLMKVYVLQLISRVAFEIAFLFGQYILYGFEVSPSYICTRSPCPHTVDCFVSRPTEKTIFLVIMYVVSVLCLALTVLEILHLGIGGLRDSLRSRANRRLPVHRPSTSTICHRLPSAPPGYQAVLKKYSSGKLKAEFLADSGRESLGGDNTTRDLDRLRRHLKIAQQHLDQAYHTEEVGASHNSGPDSKSIAAEQNRLNQAQEGFGSTEEKEAHA
- the gjc4a.1 gene encoding gap junction protein gamma 4a.1 isoform X1; its protein translation is MSWSFLTRLLDEISNHSTFVGKIWLTLLIIFRIVLTVVGGETIYQDEQSKFVCNTQQPGCENVCYDAFAPLSHVRFWVFQIIVITTPSIMYLGFAMHKIARMADDEYRPRKRKMLSMVHRGMSRDYDMVDEMSEEVPMIPEEIEPSEKNNKSAASTKTTAASDAAVKHDGRRRIKRDGLMKVYVLQLISRVAFEIAFLFGQYILYGFEVSPSYICTRSPCPHTVDCFVSRPTEKTIFLVIMYVVSVLCLALTVLEILHLGIGGLRDSLRSRANRRLPVHRPSTSTICHRLPSAPPGYQAVLKKYSSGKLKAEFLADSGRDSMGGDNTTRDLDRLRRHLKIAQQHLDQAYHTEEVGASHNSGPDSKSIAAEQNRLNQAQEGFGSTEEKEAHA